The following is a genomic window from Penaeus vannamei isolate JL-2024 chromosome 27, ASM4276789v1, whole genome shotgun sequence.
TGAGGTTCTTCATTAAGACATGTTTTAAACACTAAAACGCACATACCAAGTATATCAATAAACATTCATCCATACATCCATTGTGAAATTGTATAaagtatgttaatatgtatgcgtatgtatatatatatatatatatatatatatatatatatatatatatatatatataagtatatatgtatatatgtatatatatatatatatatatatatatatatatatatatatatatatatatatatattacatgtatataagtatatatatatatatatatatatatatatatatatatatatatatatatatatattacatatatatatatatatatatatatatatatatatatatatatatatatgtatatatatatatttatatatatatatatatatatatatatatatatatatatatatatattacacatatatatatatatatatatatatatatatatatatatattatatctgtgcgtgtgtatgtatgagtgaatgagcgtgcacacacatacaaccatacacacagacacacgcgcgcatgtatatatatatatatatatatatatatatatatatatatatatatatatatatatatatatatatatatatatatatatatatatgtatatatatatatattatttatttatttatttatatatatacatatatatatatatatatatatatatatatatatatatatatatatatatatatttatatatatacctgtctattaaGCAAGCACATACGACCATCTAATGCAAAATGCCACAGCAAGCGTACTCTTATCCGTTGAGGCCGCATTGAGAACGCATTCGCACGCCACTCTTCCCAAGCGCATCTTTGGTCGTCCTTTCCTCACATCCTGTacgcttctctttcctctttttcctttcctctgacTTGCATTTCCCGTCAAAGCTCTCCATGGCCTTGGCGGTTTCTTTGTGAATAAGTCGCATGAGGAGTCAGGAGGAGCCCCGCGCCTCATGGCAGCTTTccgttgttgtttctttcttctcgtatatatatttatatatatatatatatatatatatatatatatatatatatatatatatatatatatatatatatatatatataatatagatagatagatatgtgtgtatgtgtgtgtgtgtttttatgtgtgtgttttgtgcgttttgcacgggaagaaagaaataacagcGGAAAGTTGCCACGAGGCGCGGGGctcctcatgtgtgtgtgtgtgtgtgtgtgtgtgtgtgtgtgtgtgtgtgtgtgtgtgtgtgcatatacatatttatagttatatatatacatatatatatacatatatatacatgtttatacatacatacacacacacacacacacacacacatatatatatatatatatatatatatatatatatatatatatatatatatatatatatatatatatatatatatatatatatatatatgcgtgtgtgtgtgtgtgtgtgtgtgtgtgtgtgtgtgtgtgtgtgtgtgtgtgtgtgtgtgtgtgtgtgtatgtgtgtgtctataaagtaatatatatatatatatatatatatatatatatatatatatatatatatatatatatatacacgcacatacatatttgtatacatatatatataatataatatattcatatatacatatacatatatagatatgtatattatatatatatatatatatatatatatatagatatatatatatatatatatatatacatatatatataaacatatatatatatatgtttatatatatatatatatatatatatatatatatatatatatatatatatatatatatatgtatctatgtatgtatacatatacatatacatatacatatatatatatatatatatatatatatatatatatatatatatatatatatatatatatgcccatgcaGACTTACCgaaatttccctcctcctcctcttccccttgaaCAGCCTGCAATTAGCCCAGCAACCCCGACTCAACCGCAGGATGATTACCTTCTATTCACTGGCCGAAGCGCCTAAGAGGCCCGGGTATATATACGACGTGTAGGCTTCCTCTCGGCCAGCACAGTCTTTCAAGCATTCAAGCCCGATGAAGCTTGTAAGTTGCAACAGGACCTCACCTTTGGGGAATATATAGggatacctacatatatataggtatgcatacatgtatatatatatatatatatatatatatatatatatatatatatatatatatatatatatatatatatatatacatatatatatatatatatatatatatatacatacatatatcatatatataaatatattcatatatatatgatatgtatgtatgtacatacatatatatatatatatatatatatatatatatatatatatacatatatatatatatatatatatatatatatatatacatatatatgtatgtatatatatgtatgtgtgtgtgtctgtgtgtgtgtgtgtgtgtgtgtgtgtgtgtgtgtgagtgtgtgtgtgtgtatgtgtgtgtgtttgtgtgtgtgtgtgtgtgtgtaagtgtgtgtgtgtagtgtatgtgtgtatgtgtgtgtttacctttatttattcatttatcattttgttaattcatttatgtatatgcttgaatgtatgtgtatatttatatccatctgcATGTTTCTATGGCAGTCAGTCAGATCTGTCTATTAGTCAGGCAGTcagtgtgtgtcttcgtgtctctatgtctgtctgtctatttgcctgtctgtctacatacatgtgtgtgcgtgggcgtgaagGCGTGTGTGTGATAGAGTTTCATGATACCCCAAGCCCTTTACCTCGTTTTCCATTCACGCATTTCAAAGGAAGCCAAATCTACCCTTCCAGACCCTCCTCATCTGCCTCGCCGGTGTAGTGGCTGCCTCTGCGCTCCCGCAGGTGCAGGACCGCCACCCCGAGTACACCGCCGAGATCCTGGTGGACGAGCGCGAGGACCAGGGCGACGGCAACTTCAGGTACCGCTTCGAGACCAGCAACGGCATCAGGACCGAGAAGGTTGGCGCCCCAGGCTCCAAGGGTCAGAGCAACATGCAAGGAAGCTTCAGGTAAGGGGACGGGAAGTGATGGCCAACAAGATGTATTTTCATGATgaacttattttgttttatttcaaactTAATATAATCATGTAACAACGCGAAAGAATTTATTTAGTTCCGTCAAGTATTGTATCAACATGTCATACAAACCCATACATCAGTATGCCACATACGATATTAAATATTTTCCCCAGCAATTCAGAATATATTTTCCCGTAGCTTCCCCTTGACCGATGGAGGAGCTGCTGAGTTCACTTACGTCGCCGACGAGAACGGCTACCAGCCCTCCTCCGACCTCCTGccccagccccctcctctccccgcccacgtCCACAGGCTCCTTGAGATCGCGGCTGAACAAAGGGCCCAGGGAATCACGTTCGACTAATGATCAATCAGCTGAGACTCAACAAGCATACCATGTACATAATATTTGTCTCCCCCTCAGAGAAACTCTCTTGTCAATATAAGTGAATAGACACGAACTCTATTGACAATATCGTGAATAAATACGTTGCATATTACAAGTTTGTTTTCCTTGTaaacatagaaaacggaattTAGAATCGCTGCATTGGCATGATATTGCGATCCGCAACATGGACTACCATCCTGTTCCGTTTTCCATTCTTTTCCCGGGGTGCTCACAACACAAggttttttcaatttctttccacACACACGTCATTCCCTATTCTTTTCACTGAATTTCGCTGATTCATTCCACTTTTCACGGCGCAGTAAATCTTACATTAACATTATGAGAAACTGTACAATACATTACTTACATACTTATTGTCGGGCAGCATACTTTTATAATACAAACAAGCATTTCCAGATACTATACATATAACATCAAACGTAATTCATGCTACGATAGATGGATGCATGCTATTTTTTAGATgaaaatggtgacaatgatgatagcaacgacAAGAATGATCaaataattcataatgatataagtaatcattattcttatgaatatgatgtttatgataataataactatgtgaattacaataatggtaacggTGATATTGatcttgtcattaccattatgataattacaatatgatAATATCAGTTTCAATATTGAAgctaacaatggtaatagcaatatgtGTGTTAGTCAATT
Proteins encoded in this region:
- the LOC138866903 gene encoding cuticle protein AMP1B-like, translated to MKLTLLICLAGVVAASALPQVQDRHPEYTAEILVDEREDQGDGNFRYRFETSNGIRTEKVGAPGSKGQSNMQGSFSFPLTDGGAAEFTYVADENGYQPSSDLLPQPPPLPAHVHRLLEIAAEQRAQGITFD